A single Saccharomyces paradoxus chromosome II, complete sequence DNA region contains:
- the RIB7 gene encoding 2,5-diamino-6-(ribosylamino)-4(3H)-pyrimidinone 5'-phosphate reductase (Diaminohydroxyphoshoribosylaminopyrimidine deaminase~similar to YBR153W): protein MSLTPLCGDLPQFLQNYLPNAVQTENTIQPFVTLTYAQSLDARISRGPGVRTVISHPETKTMTHYLRYHHDGILIGSGTVLVDDPGLNCKWGPNSAENSPRPIILDTKQKWRFDGSKMQELFNKQQGKPPIVVVTSDPIIKEEHVEYAICSINEATKRIDWKKLFEILKKEFNIRSIMVEGGANVINQLLLRSDIINSLIITIGSTFLGNSGTEVSPPQTVNLKDISWWKGTTDVILCARPADDRHC, encoded by the coding sequence ATGTCTTTGACACCATTGTGTGGAGATTTACCACAATTTTTGCAAAATTATCTCCCGAATGCTGTCCAAACAGAAAATACCATTCAACCCTTTGTCACATTAACTTATGCTCAATCGCTCGACGCAAGAATATCTAGAGGCCCCGGAGTAAGAACCGTAATTTCACATCCTGAGACGAAAACGATGACGCATTATTTGAGATATCATCACGATGGAATACTTATAGGAAGTGGAACAGTGTTAGTTGATGATCCTGGATTGAATTGTAAATGGGGTCCTAATTCAGCTGAAAATTCCCCTAGACCAATAATTTTAGACACAAAGCAAAAGTGGCGATTTGATGGTTCAAAAATGcaagaacttttcaataaacAGCAAGGTAAACCGCCAATTGTTGTTGTCACAAGTGACCCCATTATAAAAGAAGAGCATGTCGAATACGCAATATGCTCAATAAATGAAGCTACTAAACGGATCgattggaaaaaattgtttgaGATACTGAAAAAAGAGTTTAATATAAGGTCAATAATGGTTGAAGGAGGCGCCAATGTGATAAATCAATTGTTGCTTAGGAGCGACATCATCAACAGTCTCATAATAACTATTGGGTCAACATTTTTGGGTAATTCGGGCACTGAAGTTAGCCCGCCCCAAACAGTCAATTTAAAGGATATATCATGGTGGAAAGGCACTACCGATGTAATACTTTGTGCAAGACCGGCTGATGACCGACATTGTTGA
- the SPP381 gene encoding U4/U6-U5 snRNP complex subunit SPP381 (mRNA splicing factor, component of U4/U6.U5 tri-snRNP~similar to YBR152W) translates to MSFRHFKRRLETSSGDESSSVDEEDLDENASLSKKPASLKDSGLASKSLEDPGKNHLPDNEQESNESDASLESEESNDGSDSSDDDDMKPLPRPLFMKKKANNWQQATTIDQSPSIQSEAHVVQTKKENVMKNIDKANQVAKNYETMKLRIDTNYSTNEELIKQCMLLNDDDEVDSEKERQKWLDRQNERKQKHRREEVAKQRESEEYEAKRFAAMQKDKDRHTKYDVNPDREKEQFDYKKQRLTEKAKKSHGNNRYKIKKAKNIEFGDLRKDGRDHQESEYSII, encoded by the coding sequence ATGAGTTTTAGGCATTTCAAGAGGAGACTTGAAACAAGCTCAGGAGATGAAAGCTCTTCAGTGGATGAGGAAGATTTAGACGAAAACGCatctttatcaaagaaacCAGCCTCACTAAAGGACAGTGGTTTAGCATCCAAAAGTCTGGAAGATCCAGGAAAGAACCACCTTCCCGATAATGAGCAAGAGTCGAATGAAAGTGATGCCAGTCTCGAAAGTGAAGAAAGTAACGACGGCAGTGATTCAAGcgatgatgacgatatGAAACCTTTACCGAGACCTTTGtttatgaagaaaaaggccAATAACTGGCAACAAGCTACTACGATCGATCAATCGCCGAGTATTCAAAGTGAGGCACACGTTGTgcaaacaaagaaagaaaatgtgATGAAAAACATTGACAAAGCTAATCAAGTAGCAAAGAACTACGAGACGATGAAGCTGCGGATTGACACCAATTATAGCACCAACGAGGAATTGATCAAGCAATGTATGCTCTTaaatgatgacgatgaggTTGATTCAGAAAAGGAGAGGCAGAAATGGCTTGACAGGCAGAACGAACGTAAGCAAAAGCATAGAAGAGAAGAGGTTGCCAAGCAGAGAGAATCAGAAGAATACGAAGCAAAACGATTTGCAGCGATGCAAAAAGACAAAGATAGGCATACCAAATACGATGTCAACCCTGACAGGGAAAAGGAGCAATTTGATTATAAAAAACAGAGGTTGACTGAGAAAGCCAAAAAGTCACATGGCAACAACCGTTACAAGATCAAAAAGgctaaaaatattgaatttGGCGATCTAAGAAAGGATGGCAGGGATCATCAAGAAAGTGAATATTCTATTATATAA
- the CNS1 gene encoding HSP70/90 family co-chaperone CNS1 (TPR-containing co-chaperone~similar to YBR155W) encodes MSPTNPNAGYTKPQKYVPGPGDPELPPQLSEFKDKTSDEILKEMNRMPFFMTKLDETDGVGGENVELEALKALAYEGEPHEIAENFKKQGNELYKSKRFKDARELYTKGIAVECEDKAINESLYANRAACELELKNYRRCIEDCSKALSINPKNVKCYYRTSKAFFQLNKLEEAKSAAIFANERIDPENKSILNMLSVIEKKEQELKVKEEKKQQEVQDRENKKIMLESAMTLRNITNIKTRSPVELLNEGKIRLEDPMDFESQLIYPALIMYPTQDEFDFVGEVSELTTVQELIDLVMDGPQERFKKEGKQNFTSKKVLVFMETKTGGLIKAGKKVTFHDILKKESPDVPLFDNALKIYIVPKAESEEWISKWDKQKALERRSM; translated from the coding sequence ATGAGCCCCACTAATCCAAATGCAGGATATACCAAACCTCAAAAGTATGTGCCAGGACCAGGTGATCCTGAACTTCCACCCCAGCTGTCCGAATTTAAAGATAAAACCTCAGATGAGatcttgaaagaaatgaacagaatgcctttttttatgaCCAAGTTGGATGAAACAGACGGTGTGGGTGGTGAAAATGTGGAGTTAGAAGCTTTAAAGGCATTAGCTTATGAAGGTGAGCCACACGAAATTgctgaaaatttcaagaagcAAGGTAACGAATTGtacaaatcaaaaagattCAAGGACGCAAGGGAGCTATACACAAAGGGCATAGCGGTGGAATGTGAAGATAAAGCTATAAATGAATCATTGTATGCCAATAGAGCAGCATGTGAGTTAgagctgaaaaattacaGGAGGTGCATCGAAGACTGCAGTAAGGCCTTAAGTATTAACCCTAAGAACGTTAAATGCTACTATCGTACAAGCAAAgccttttttcaattgaataaatTGGAGGAGGCCAAATCTGCTGCAATATTTGccaatgaaagaattgacCCAGAAAACAAGTCGATTTTGAATATGTTATCAGTgattgagaaaaaagaacaagaactGAAAgtaaaagaggaaaaaaaacaacaagaagTTCAGGATCgtgaaaacaagaaaatcatgTTAGAGAGCGCAATGACGTTAAGAAACATAACTAATATCAAAACTCGCTCTCCAGTGGAGTTACTGAATGAGGGTAAGATAAGGTTGGAGGATCCAATGGACTTTGAATCTCAATTAATTTATCCCGCTTTAATAATGTACCCCACACaagatgaatttgattttgtaGGTGAAGTAAGTGAGTTAACTACAGTGCAAGAACTTATTGACCTAGTTATGGATGGGCCACAAGAGAggttcaaaaaagaaggtaaGCAAAACTTTACTTCAAAGAAAGTGTTGGTGTTTATGGAAACAAAGACAGGCGGTTTGATTAAAGCTGGTAAGAAAGTGACCTTTCACGATATCTTGAAGAAGGAATCGCCAGATGTACCATTGTTCGATAACGctttgaaaatttatattGTACCAAAGGCGGAAAGTGAAGAGTGGATTTCCAAGTGGGATAAACAAAAAGCCTTAGAAAGAAGATCTATGTGA
- the SLI15 gene encoding Sli15p (Subunit of the conserved chromosomal passenger complex (CPC)~similar to YBR156C) has translation MDWAIKAARKKTQRKPGSTRSIIETLDDLNNITTDAHAEINHRLQESSEWLRNNIYMNKVKHEDKNIEESLISPENTHNKMDVEFTKVKEEYELSNSQKDAAKDVTKTPRNVLHNDKSITPKSLRRREVTEGMNKFSIHDTHKSPIEPMNSIKANANDSEKSSPWSPYKVEKILKESSKTSESPLNIKRLDNQTWAAKEEVGDGPVLHTSKKVEPVKVRPPPTSETARSQRRSNMFVPLPNKDPLIVQHIPPIKSSGSIPKLRIAKESPVALKKKSTINSPALRATENNDTAGSTKASSVFDRLSSIPTKSFENKISRGNVGHKYSSSSIDLTGSPMRKVSQSFKPVNSTDTDMQEALRDIFSVKNKITKNNSPKGKNSRKSSIPRLDKTSLKLTTHKKLAIIAEQKKQYKHSSEAHKIDSRPRSTSPTKINIDSNSPSKDITNRYQSPIRGYLRPTKASISPNKNKNLATSQTPHRLKIKEKTLRKLSPNIADISKPESRKSKNYRLTNLQLLPPAEAERDDLKKKFDKRLSGIMRSQQEHHRRKQEKQKRMSHLEQDLKKQTSFSNDYKDTRLKESLPPFDNHVRDITNKNTTFNTENILATINTVDHREIIGNVTPKVASANDSLPEINTDSEDEASVTLAAWAKSPYLQEQLLRQQDINPQTIFGPIPPLHTDEIFPNPRLNRLKPRPIVPKRP, from the coding sequence ATGGATTGGGCAATCAAAGCAGCTAGGAAGAAAactcaaagaaaaccaGGCTCTACCCGTTCAATCATAGAAACTCTCGATGATCTAAATAATATAACAACTGACGCACATGCAGAAATAAATCATCGGTTACAGGAAAGTAGCGAGTGGCtaagaaataatatttatatgaaTAAGGTCAAGCATGAAGACAAAAATATAGAAGAATCTTTAATTAGCCCTGAAAATACGCATAACAAAATGGACGTCGAATTTACAAAAGTGAAAGAGGAGTATGAACTTTCTAATTCGCAAAAAGATGCCGCAAAAGATGTTACTAAGACACCTAGAAATGTTTTACATAATGATAAAAGCATAACACCTAAATCGCTCCGCAGAAGGGAAGTCACGGAAGGAATGAATAAATTCAGTATCCATGATACCCATAAAAGCCCAATCGAACCTATGAATAGCATTAAGGCCAACGCCAACGACAGCGAAAAATCCTCACCATGGTCACCTTATAAAGTGGAAAAGATTCTAAAGGAATCCTCCAAGACTTCTGAATCACCGCTCAACATCAAACGCCTCGATAATCAAACATGGGCGGCTAAGGAGGAGGTGGGGGATGGACCTGTACTGCACACCTCAAAGAAAGTTGAACCCGTAAAGGTGAGACCTCCACCAACTTCTGAGACAGCAAGATCACAAAGAAGGTCGAATATGTTTGTTCCACTGCCGAATAAAGATCCTCTTATTGTTCAACACATTCCTCCAATAAAATCTTCAGGGTCAATACCAAAATTGCGAATAGCAAAGGAATCACCAGTtgcattgaaaaagaaatctaCGATAAACAGCCCTGCCTTAAGAGCTACGGAAAACAATGACACTGCGGGATCTACAAAAGCATCCAGTGTATTCGATAGGTTATCATCTATTCCAACAAAATCgtttgaaaacaaaatttcTCGTGGAAACGTTGGCCACAAGTActcctcttcatcaatcGATCTAACAGGCTCCCCCATGAGAAAAGTTTCTCAAAGCTTTAAGCCAGTCAACTCCACAGATACTGATATGCAAGAAGCGTTAAGAGACATATTTTCAGtaaagaataaaataacTAAAAATAATTCACCCAAAGGAAAGAATTCTCGAAAATCTTCTATTCCGAGGCTTGATAAGACCTCTTTAAAGTTGACTACACACAAAAAACTAGCTATCATCGCAGAACAGAAAAAGCAGTATAAGCACTCTAGTGAGGCTCATAAAATTGATTCCAGGCCGCGTAGTACATCCccaacaaaaataaatatcGATTCGAACTCGCCATCCAAGGACATTACAAATCGTTACCAAAGCCCTATAAGAGGCTACTTGAGGCCGACAAAAGCATCTATTTCGcccaataaaaataaaaatttagCGACTTCACAAACGCCACATCGtttgaaaatcaaagagaaaacattAAGAAAACTATCACCGAATATTGCAGATATTTCCAAACCGGAGTCCCGTAAATCCAAGAATTACCGACTTACAAACCTTCAACTGCTTCCACCAGCAGAAGCAGAACGagatgatttgaaaaaaaagtttgaTAAAAGGCTATCAGGGATTATGAGGTCTCAACAGGAACATCATCGGCgtaaacaagaaaaacaaaaaagaatgtcACATTTGGAACAGGATCtaaaaaagcaaacaaGCTTTAGCAATGATTACAAGGACACACGTCTAAAAGAATCTTTGCCACCTTTCGATAACCATGTGCGGGATATCACTAACAAAAATACTACATTTAATACCGAAAATATACTAGCGACAATAAATACAGTTGACCATCGAGAAATAATCGGAAATGTTACTCCGAAGGTAGCCTCCGCCAATGATTCTTTACCCGAGATAAATACAGATTCTGAAGATGAGGCTAGCGTGACTTTGGCGGCATGGGCTAAATCCCCGTATTTACAAGAGCAATTATTAAGACAGCAAGATATAAATCCCCAGACTATTTTTGGACCGATCCCGCCTTTACACActgatgaaattttccCTAATCCTAGGTTAAACAGGTTGAAACCACGCCCAATTGTGCCAAAAAGACCTTGA
- the RPB5 gene encoding DNA-directed RNA polymerase core subunit RPB5 (RNA polymerase subunit ABC27~similar to YBR154C): MDQENERNISRLWRAFRTVKEMVKDRGYFITQEEVELPLEDFKAKYCDSMGRPQRKMMSFQANPTEESISKFPEMGSLWVEFCDEPSVGVKTMKTFVIHIQEKNFQTGIFVYQNNITPSAMKLVPSIPPATIETFNEAALVVNITHHELVPKHIRLSTDEKRELLKRYRLKESQLPRIQRADPVALYLGLKRGEVVKIIRKSETSGRYASYRICM, from the coding sequence ATGGaccaagaaaatgaaagaaatatcTCAAGATTATGGAGAGCATTCAGAACtgtaaaagaaatggtTAAAGACAGAGGTTATTTTATTActcaagaagaagttgaattGCCTTTGGAAGATTTCAAGGCCAAGTACTGTGATTCGATGGGCAGACCACAACGTAAAATGATGTCTTTCCAAGCAAATCCAACCGAAGAATCTATATCAAAGTTCCCAGAAATGGGCTCTTTATGGGTAGAATTTTGTGATGAACCTTCCGTTGGTGTAAAGACAATGAAGACTTTCGTTATAcatattcaagaaaaaaattttcaaacagGTATCTTTGTTTACCAGAATAATATTACACCAAGTGCAATGAAATTGGTACCTTCTATACCACCAGCCACCATTGAAACATTTAATGAAGCTGCCTTAGTGGTTAATATTACTCACCACGAATTGGTTCCAAAGCATATCAGATTGAGTACTGATGAGAAGAGGGAGCTTTTAAAAAGGTACAGATTGAAGGAATCCCAACTACCAAGAATTCAAAGAGCTGATCCTGTGGCCTTATATTTGGGGTTGAAAAGAGGGGAAGTAGTTAAAATTATAAGAAAGAGTGAAACCTCTGGTCGTTATGCCAGTTACAGAATCTGTATGTAG
- the TBS1 gene encoding Tbs1p (similar to YBR150C) — protein MDSGFTSGHESMDDAKKQSSDWANSQQQDHRVENTGILMGSTVPAIPPVLSNFPPASNGPLMSPQMSPFPGHRLRHHPLAHMIPADKNFLAYSMESFKSRVTKACDYCRKRKIRCTEIEPISGKCGNCIKYNKDCTFRFHEELKRRREEALNNKENGKSVKKLKLDKENKLKDESFDAAARSSNTSSTGSPPKLQPTLSQEEIGASAAKSASDKEDNWSDFVPIDKTVLEKLELNHTKVSGKVFVLEEICKNMKGIIEKLVKERKVDTIDKEYMKRPKRKQYSKALITKQKMFHFRQNVLSHLTDEEFLSTINEMFTTTFKYSILQTKLVLDFSFRSASSPSSDNILYPLPRLAIAKRLLKNIKCPSLASLLHIVDVDQCLEFADMHYYPAKGRLTPSQAFLLNICLCLGATVTNFEEKQELVDEGTHETYCFEKFELWRLRSFTFLNSVYYYHKLSVARADMTALKALLLLAKFTQQKISASSAVKVLSVAIKVALDLRLNLHSTYEDLELDEIIKRRRLWCYCFSTDKFFSVVLSRPPFLKEENTDVLTDESYVELFRDKILPNLSIKYDNAKVEGVKDIISVVNLLADHLEYTPYIQSYFLSRLSLIESQIYYSCFSIRTTLDDTLDEIIDNVLENQKSLDRMRDDLPIILSLENYKQNMRILSLESPKLDFELNCCTTILLHLRWYHQKITLSLFVISIIRDNLDQRESSRHDIAEIIRRSRLNFKQNCIEVLNILKDFEYYPNVQNEFLYFSLTTVFSMFLYLSETMVNDENAMETGYIIGLLRDTHTRMLGSEERYLSIHNLKWQTSLFFYTFFLRSTMEKFNLTSKYAKFYAFDSNYYAAILDKLVKHTRDSKDDMVELLKTSFINKEKMAAFGSFVTEDQEKMEVSFNLFNEITIQDLNFLQYSSIPKLWENKTLNSGEEFNRINGINTGNNDNSDDDKGNNNNNNSNNSKINNKNNNKNNNNDDDNDDDNNNNNNDDEEDDDYDRSLFPTGLTSLLDETFPERAVNEYSDENERSNKLFGKIEGHLEHGVFFYDRDFFFKNVCVKM, from the coding sequence atgGATTCTGGTTTTACAAGTGGTCATGAAAGTATGGATGATGCGAAAAAACAAAGTTCTGACTGGGCTAATAGCCAGCAGCAAGATCACAGAGTCGAGAATACAGGAATCTTAATGGGCTCCACTGTTCCTGCCATTCCTCCGGTACTATCAAACTTTCCGCCTGCTTCAAATGGTCCTCTTATGTCGCCTCAGATGAGCCCTTTTCCAGGTCATCGTTTGAGGCATCACCCATTAGCTCATATGATACCTGCCGATAAGAATTTTCTGGCTTACAGCATGGAGTCTTTCAAAAGTAGAGTAACTAAAGCATGTGATTATTGTCGGAAGAGGAAAATTAGATGTACGGAAATTGAGCCAATTTCTGGTAAATGTGGAAACTGTATCAAGTATAATAAAGATTGTACGTTTCGTTTCCATGAAgagttgaaaagaaggcGAGAAGAAGCtttgaataataaagaaaatgggaAGTCAGTTAAGAAACTGAAGTTGGATAAGGAAAACAAGTTGAAAGATGAAAGTTTTGATGCCGCCGCGCGATCGAGCAATACTTCTTCTACAGGTAGTCCGCCCAAATTACAGCCCACCTTATCACAGGAAGAGATTGGAGCTTCTGCCGCCAAAAGCGCAAGCgataaagaagataattGGTCGGATTTTGTTCCCATTGACAAGACGGTTCTTGAGAAACTTGAACTCAACCATACGAAGGTTTCTGGGAAGGTTTTTGTTTTAGAAGAAATCTGTAAGAATATGAAGGGAATAATAGAGAAACTAGTTAAAGAAAGGAAAGTCGACACCATTGATAAAGAGTATATGAAAAGGCCTAAAAGAAAGCAATATTCAAAGGCCTTAataacaaaacaaaaaatgtttcatTTCCGGCAAAATGTTTTATCACATTTAACTGACGAAGAATTTCTTTCGACCATCAATGAAATGTTCACAACCACTTTCAAATACTCTATTTTACAAACCAAGCTGGTGcttgatttttctttccgATCTGCATCATCCCCATCTAGCGACAATATATTGTATCCTTTGCCCCGTTTAGCGATTGCAAAGCGTTTGCttaaaaacataaaatGTCCATCCTTAGCTTCTCTCCTGCATATAGTTGATGTTGATCAATGCTTGGAATTTGCCGACATGCACTATTATCCTGCCAAAGGAAGATTGACCCCATCACAGGCATTTTTGCTAAATATTTGCCTGTGCCTTGGAGCGACTGTGACAAATTTCGAAGAGAAGCAGGAGCTAGTTGATGAAGGTACTCATGAAACGTACTGttttgagaaatttgaattgTGGAGGCTCAGATCTTTCACATTTCTCAATTCTGTCTATTATTATCATAAGCTATCTGTGGCACGCGCAGATATGACGGCATTAAAGGCGTTGCTGTTACTGGCAAAGTTCACCCAACAAAAAATCAGTGCATCTTCAGCCGTTAAAGTACTTTCCGTTGCGATCAAAGTGGCTTTGGATTTACGACTCAATTTACATTCCACCTATGAGGATCTAGAActtgatgaaattattaaaagaaGACGCTTGTGgtgttattgtttttcaaCAGACAAATTCTTCTCTGTAGTATTGTCAAGACCGCCATTCCTCAAGGAGGAAAATACAGATGTGTTAACAGATGAAAGTTATGTTGAACTATTCAGGGATAAAATTTTACCGAATCTTTCTATAAAATACGATAATGCAAAAGTAGAAGGAGTGAAAGATATTATCTCCGTTGTGAACCTACTCGCAGATCACCTTGAATATACACCATACATTcaatcatattttttatcgAGGTTATCTCTTATAGAGTCTCAAATATATTACTCATGTTTTTCTATCAGAACAACTCTAGACGATACACTAGATGAAATCATTGATAATGTGCTGGAAAACCAAAAGTCGTTAGATAGAATGCGAGATGATTTGCCCATTATATTATCACTAGAAAATTACAAACAAAACATGAGGATTTTGTCTTTGGAGTCCCCTAAGTTAGATTTTGAATTAAATTGTTGTACTACTATTCTGTTACATCTCAGATGGTATCATCAAAAGATAACCTTGAGTTTGTTTGTTATATCCATCATTAGAGACAATTTAGACCAGCGAGAAAGTTCCCGCCATGATATAGCTGAGATTATTAGAAGATCAAGattgaatttcaaacaAAACTGCATCGAGGtattgaatattttgaaagattttgaatacTATCCTAATGTtcaaaatgaatttttgtATTTCTCTCTTACAACAGTTTTTTCCATGTTTCTGTATTTGTCAGAAACTATGGTAAACGACGAGAACGCCATGGAAACTGGTTATATAATTGGATTATTGAGGGATACTCATACCCGTATGCTAGGATCTGAAGAGCGTTATCTTTCCATACACAATCTGAAATGGCAGacatctctttttttttatactttttttctaagAAGTACCATGGAAAAGTTTAACCTCACAAGTAAATACGCAAAATTTTATGCCTTTGACTCAAACTACTATGCGGCTATTCTCGACAAGTTGGTTAAGCATACGAGAGACTCAAAAGATGATATGGTCGAGCTCTTGAAAACTTCATTTATTAATAAAGAGAAGATGGCTGCATTTGGGAGTTTTGTTACAGAAGACCAGGAGAAAATGGAGGTGTCATTCAaccttttcaatgaaataaCAATTCAGGATTTGAACTTTTTGCAGTATTCAAGCATTCCGAAATTGtgggaaaataaaactctCAATTCTGGTGAAGAATTTAATCGTATTAATGGTATCAATACTGgcaataatgataatagtGACGATGATAAAggcaacaataataacaacaatagcaacaacagtaaaattaacaataaaaataacaataaaaataataataatgatgatgacaatgatgatgacaataacaataataataatgatgatgaagaagacgatgatTATGACAGATCCTTATTCCCAACAGGTTTAACTTCACTGCTTGATGAGACATTTCCCGAGCGTGCGGTGAATGAGTATAGTGATGAGAACGAAAGGTCGAACAAATTATTCGGAAAGATTGAAGGTCATTTAGAGCACGGTGTGTTCTTTTACGATCgagatttcttcttcaagaatGTGTGTGTAAAAATGTAA
- the APD1 gene encoding Apd1p (similar to YBR151W): MAFLNIFKQKSGDESSQLTTKGRDQISQSIKICKRDDAADQHDCSGDCRTEIEEGERTFAKLKIEHETPLLNSSKTPKIHFVVPTSQIDWQHDACLEDPKSVQYRISKWCDKNSGKFSEVGTGKTLNCAVSSLPKDIMDIEVMRGTKNNVLILPYFVWLNDLRSDDVEATLDGLVPDLLNKNISREKLLETRPNVSVARERAFVFLCSHTTRDKRCGITAPYLKKVFDSKLQEHGLYRDNSDYRPDGVKIAFVNHVGGHKFAANVQIYLRNPNTLIWLGRVTPTIVPSVVEHLIVPEEPTLPFPEKVRCIKKYQSW; this comes from the coding sequence ATGgcttttttgaatattttcaagcAAAAAAGTGGTGATGAATCTTCACAATTGACGACGAAGGGAAGGGACCAAATTTCTCAATCGATTAAGATATGCAAACGTGATGACGCTGCTGACCAACATGATTGCTCTGGTGATTGTCGAACggaaattgaagaaggagaGCGGACTTTTGCGAAACTGAAGATCGAGCACGAAACCCCCCTGTTGAATTCCTCTAAAACGCCGAAGATTCACTTTGTTGTTCCTACGTCTCAAATCGATTGGCAGCATGATGCCTGCCTGGAGGACCCAAAATCAGTGCAGTACAGAATTTCTAAATGGTGTGATAAGAATTCAGGTAAATTTTCCGAGGTGGGTACAGGAAAGACGCTAAACTGTGCAGTTTCATCTCTACCTAAAGATATTATGGATATTGAAGTTATGCGGGGAACCAAGAACAATGTACTTATTTTGCCTTACTTCGTTTGGCTTAATGACCTTAGATCAGATGACGTCGAAGCAACGCTGGATGGTTTAGTTCCTGACCTATTAAAcaagaatatttcaagaGAGAAGTTGCTAGAAACACGACCAAACGTTTCCGTTGCACGTGAACGTGCATTTGTATTCCTATGTTCGCATACTACAAGGGATAAACGATGTGGGATTACAGCTCCTTATTTAAAGAAAGTTTTCGATAGTAAATTGCAGGAGCATGGCCTATACAGGGACAATTCGGATTACAGGCCAGACGGGGTCAAGATCGCATTTGTTAATCATGTTGGTGGCCATAAGTTTGCTGCAAATGTTCAAATTTATTTACGAAATCCAAATACCTTAATTTGGTTGGGGAGAGTAACGCCAACTATAGTTCCTTCAGTTGTCGAACACCTCATCGTTCCGGAAGAACCAACGCTGCCATTTCCTGAGAAAGTTCGTTGTATTAAGAAATATCAAAGCTGGTAA
- the ICS2 gene encoding Ics2p (similar to YBR157C), producing MGKFEQREKERISTFSFPNTGSQSSTSIKSLGSPLYGRFSSLSSTESQFDRSKQPHEYEKNFYFEESQGEALFNKLKTYSFPEDKDGVKTRRNSSICPKKPNAVSPLRVESNEFSLHSHSRSLSHEFAKSSGRRKSYHRKSHAISFSRSCKPDFIDEYDSNSSTSFNSRKTSLTSSFLDKDYNSSPDTSYTHQVSPKNTIINTNEQLRRNASGRFGSLKEFAEKNQINIEGKIFAHKAETGDILQPLIDLDIDNE from the coding sequence ATGGGCAAATTTGagcaaagagaaaaagaaagaataagCACTTTTAGTTTCCCTAACACGGGCAGTCAATCTAGCACATCCATTAAATCACTTGGTAGCCCACTCTATGGACGTTTTAGCTCCCTCTCTTCAACAGAATCTCAGTTTGACCGTAGCAAACAACCACATGAGTATGAAAAGaacttttattttgaagaatctCAAGGTGAAGCTCTGTTCAATAAGCTAAAGACCTACTCTTTCCCGGAAGACAAGGATGGGGTGAAAACAAGGAGAAATTCCTCCATATGTCCAAAAAAGCCTAACGCAGTATCACCTTTGAGGGTAGAAAGCAATGAATTCTCACTACACTCGCATTCACGTTCATTATCACATGAATTTGCAAAGTCGTCAGGACGAAGGAAAAGTTACCACAGAAAAAGTCATGCAATCTCATTCAGCAGGTCTTGTAAACCAGATTTCATTGACGAATATGATTCCAACTCAAGCACAAGCTTcaattcaagaaaaacttcattgacaagttcttttttggaCAAAGATTATAATTCTTCACCGGATACTTCATATACCCACCAGGTATCTCCCAAAAACacaataataaatactAATGAACAATTAAGAAGAAACGCCAGCGGCAGGTTCGGAAGTTTAAAAGaatttgctgaaaaaaatcaaataaacATTGAGGGCAAGATTTTTGCTCATAAAGCGGAAACTGGAGACATATTGCAACCACTAATTGACTTGGATATTGACAATGAATGA